The following proteins are encoded in a genomic region of Pseudomonas sp. Os17:
- a CDS encoding YhcB family protein, with protein sequence MEHSLLVWLLPTLALVAGVAIGFLVARLLPNAAPNRTQRQLDDIQERFDNYQNEVVTHFNSTATLVKKLTQSYQEVQDHLAEGANRLALDELTRQRLLAALHSESVQAPRERLTPPRDQEPPRDYAPKTPNAPGMLDEHYGLKK encoded by the coding sequence GTGGAACACTCGCTCTTAGTTTGGTTGTTGCCGACTCTTGCCCTGGTCGCGGGTGTCGCCATTGGATTCCTGGTTGCTCGCCTGCTGCCCAATGCCGCGCCTAACCGCACGCAGCGTCAGTTGGACGATATTCAGGAACGTTTCGACAATTATCAGAACGAAGTGGTCACCCACTTCAACAGCACCGCCACCCTGGTGAAAAAGCTCACCCAGAGCTATCAGGAAGTGCAGGACCATCTCGCCGAGGGCGCCAACCGTCTGGCCCTGGACGAACTGACCCGCCAACGCCTGCTGGCCGCCCTGCACTCGGAGTCGGTGCAGGCTCCTCGTGAACGCCTGACACCACCGCGGGACCAGGAGCCGCCACGGGACTACGCGCCAAAGACGCCGAATGCCCCCGGCATGCTCGACGAGCATTACGGCCTGAAGAAGTAA
- a CDS encoding methylated-DNA--[protein]-cysteine S-methyltransferase, producing MSCVFKLMASPVGQLTLVARGSKLAAILWEHERQNRVRLGPLQEAADHPLLRETERQLQEYFAGSRERFELELDFAGTEFQCQVWQALLTIPFGETRSYGQIARQIGHPKAVRAVGAANGRNPISIVAPCHRVIGASGSLTGFAGGLQAKRYLLALEGEETLQLRF from the coding sequence ATGTCCTGCGTATTCAAATTGATGGCGTCCCCTGTTGGCCAACTGACCCTGGTCGCCAGAGGCAGCAAGTTGGCGGCGATTCTCTGGGAGCATGAACGGCAGAATCGGGTTCGTCTCGGGCCATTGCAGGAAGCGGCCGATCATCCGCTGTTGCGGGAAACCGAGCGTCAGTTGCAAGAGTACTTTGCCGGTAGCCGTGAGCGTTTCGAGCTGGAGCTGGATTTTGCCGGCACCGAGTTCCAGTGCCAGGTCTGGCAGGCGCTGTTGACCATTCCATTCGGTGAAACCCGCAGCTATGGCCAGATCGCCCGACAGATCGGCCACCCCAAGGCGGTACGGGCAGTAGGGGCGGCCAATGGCCGGAACCCGATTTCGATTGTTGCTCCCTGTCATCGAGTGATCGGCGCTTCGGGAAGCCTGACCGGTTTTGCCGGTGGGCTGCAGGCCAAACGGTATCTGCTGGCGCTGGAAGGCGAAGAGACGCTGCAATTGAGGTTCTGA
- a CDS encoding MBL fold metallo-hydrolase, which produces MSAVTPSLIRETFPVGPLQCNCTIIGDPLTKKAIVVDPGGNPDLIMARLEALGLKVVSIIHTHAHLDHFLASGQMKEKTGATLHLHKDDQFLWDNLEMQCSMFGVPFTPVPSPDRWLDHEEELACGCGVALHTPGHTPGSMSFWFSEAKLLIAGDTLFKRGVGRTDLWGGDQATLVRSIKQRLYTLDEDATVVAGHGPDTRLGDEMRQNPFVRA; this is translated from the coding sequence ATGAGCGCCGTTACCCCCAGCCTGATCCGCGAGACCTTCCCCGTCGGTCCGTTGCAGTGCAACTGCACCATCATCGGCGACCCGTTGACCAAGAAAGCCATTGTGGTCGATCCGGGCGGCAATCCGGACTTGATCATGGCTCGCCTCGAGGCCCTGGGGCTGAAGGTGGTGAGCATCATTCATACCCATGCTCATCTGGACCATTTCCTGGCCTCGGGGCAGATGAAGGAAAAGACCGGCGCCACCTTGCACCTGCACAAGGACGATCAGTTCCTCTGGGACAACCTGGAGATGCAATGCAGCATGTTCGGCGTGCCCTTTACCCCGGTGCCGTCACCGGACCGCTGGCTGGATCACGAGGAAGAGTTGGCTTGTGGATGCGGCGTAGCCTTGCATACCCCCGGGCATACTCCGGGTTCCATGAGCTTTTGGTTTTCTGAAGCTAAGCTTCTGATTGCCGGCGACACACTGTTCAAGCGCGGCGTCGGACGCACGGACTTGTGGGGCGGCGATCAAGCCACCCTGGTGCGTTCGATCAAGCAGCGTCTGTATACCCTCGACGAAGACGCCACAGTGGTGGCCGGGCACGGTCCAGACACCCGCCTGGGGGATGAAATGCGTCAGAATCCGTTCGTGAGAGCCTGA
- a CDS encoding response regulator transcription factor: MHINLLLVEDNLDLANTVIEYLEISGIVCDHASNGQTGLNLALGQHYDVILLDIMLPRLDGQQLCQQLRQQGSQTPILMLTSLDALSDKLASFAAGADDYLVKPFELAELVARIRALSMRRSGQASRLQVADLVMELSTRKVSRAGQELHLSPICWTLLECLMRASPEPVTRERLEATIWGDEPPDSNTLKVHMHRLRKTVDKSFGQPLIHTIPGIGIQMRSHA, from the coding sequence GTGCATATCAACCTGCTGCTGGTCGAGGACAACCTCGATCTGGCCAATACCGTCATCGAATACCTGGAAATCAGCGGCATCGTCTGCGACCACGCCAGCAACGGCCAGACCGGTCTTAACCTGGCTCTGGGCCAGCACTACGACGTGATACTCCTCGACATCATGCTGCCGCGACTGGACGGCCAGCAGCTGTGCCAACAGTTGCGCCAGCAAGGCAGCCAGACGCCGATCCTGATGCTCACTTCACTGGACGCTCTTTCCGACAAGCTCGCCAGCTTTGCCGCCGGGGCCGACGACTACCTGGTCAAACCCTTCGAGCTGGCGGAACTGGTAGCCCGCATCCGCGCCCTGAGCATGCGCCGCAGCGGTCAGGCCAGCCGCCTGCAAGTGGCCGACCTGGTCATGGAGCTGTCCACCCGCAAGGTCAGCCGCGCGGGCCAGGAACTGCACCTGTCGCCCATTTGCTGGACCTTGCTGGAATGCCTGATGCGCGCCAGCCCGGAACCCGTGACCCGGGAGCGCCTGGAAGCGACCATCTGGGGCGATGAACCGCCGGACAGCAATACCCTCAAGGTGCACATGCACCGGCTGCGCAAGACCGTGGACAAATCCTTCGGCCAACCGCTGATCCACACCATCCCCGGAATTGGCATACAGATGAGGTCACATGCGTAA
- a CDS encoding OmpA family protein, with amino-acid sequence MFTSRRLIVVATAVALLSGCASPNPYDNQGQADGGSSGMSKTAKYGGLGALAGALAGAAIDHNNRGKGALIGAAVVGASAAGYGYYADQQEKKLRASMANTGVEVQRQGDQIKLIMPGNITFATDSANIAPSFYQPLNNLANSLREFNQNQIEIVGYTDSTGSRQHNMDLSQRRAQSVATYLTSQGVSSANLSARGAGPDNPIASNADVNGRAQNRRVEVNLKAIPGQQYQQPNQQYQQPYQQQGQQY; translated from the coding sequence ATGTTCACCTCGCGTCGTTTGATTGTTGTCGCTACTGCTGTGGCCTTGTTGTCCGGCTGCGCTTCGCCTAACCCCTATGACAATCAGGGGCAGGCCGACGGCGGCTCGTCGGGCATGAGCAAAACTGCAAAATACGGTGGCCTGGGTGCCCTGGCCGGTGCTTTGGCCGGTGCCGCCATCGACCACAACAACCGTGGCAAGGGGGCGCTGATCGGTGCCGCCGTGGTGGGTGCGTCTGCTGCCGGTTACGGTTACTACGCCGACCAGCAAGAGAAGAAACTGCGCGCCAGCATGGCCAATACCGGGGTTGAAGTGCAGCGCCAGGGTGATCAGATCAAGCTGATCATGCCCGGCAACATCACCTTCGCCACCGACTCGGCGAACATCGCTCCCAGCTTCTATCAGCCGCTGAACAACCTGGCCAACTCGCTGCGCGAGTTCAACCAGAACCAGATCGAGATCGTCGGCTACACCGACAGCACCGGCAGCCGCCAGCACAACATGGACCTGTCCCAGCGTCGTGCCCAGAGCGTCGCGACCTACCTGACGTCCCAGGGCGTGAGCAGTGCCAACCTGTCCGCTCGCGGTGCCGGCCCGGACAACCCGATCGCCAGCAACGCCGACGTCAATGGTCGTGCGCAGAACCGTCGGGTAGAGGTCAACCTCAAGGCGATTCCGGGTCAGCAGTATCAACAGCCGAACCAGCAGTACCAGCAGCCTTACCAGCAGCAAGGTCAGCAGTACTAA